In Torulaspora globosa chromosome 1, complete sequence, a genomic segment contains:
- a CDS encoding uncharacterized protein (Rover element) — protein MSGASTHATPIVIQQDMPFTNTSSLSAPIPSRSCPATPAEMVRSTPNTTLKVKKSPKKSPSRWMERSSFKIHFTLLNLNNKKRAKCIYCGKMFKEGESTGNLSKHITAVHPSAIKSKKPKVSKEQTLDMLPRRSKSLRLSDSLVQECQKNPEILETLLLISEGFLPFNFVRLLSWGMINRRHAANAFIQSRTTLSTKINLFKRYLNETLHYNLKDTTMVNIQLDIWTSPSNISFLAVMVSFAPNILNMESLELANDAKILLNNRGESRNCHLLEFVSLGHKRHTGLNIYKVFKEILHRHDLVDKLGTITMDNATNNESFHKSLVYDYLNTIKPSGHQMLGKVRFIRCANHVLNLIFGRIIKSLCEDLLFADAFSKVTKLAKIMRRSTAVNASLKEHGIPLIPYESQTRWIYTWRQVTVFLQNYAAYSKWFEALDTESHTHIINRVQSIIAFEEKTIQMLTYFVECCDIFGELNFTFQNDEINNLPQGVPLYYLLGHYYKLCLSAFAGNHIPKTPGMDFSYFNGPEYLSLDDKRIVLQAIKDSYGCYQDYLSHIQVNPLFYVAVILDPTAKQDKLYEIMEDEEFTVRISEVNSFMRNYLKVQRFSCVTEQERKKIPKAPSHKNLLSFNIRVAPDPSRHTGSAAMEAECNDGSLEEWVKYQREPVIAGNSRQEAIKWWYDYRHTYPMLFKLAMSLFYTKFTSCDVERCFSLAGRVVRKDRARLSHNNIGTLMILRDRFSNFGFYNGGLVSDAILDDDDFDINLDDTTYVDSLPDVPDHEREDSDDAIFEEWPQESWSPETPTAPRTPEDSLRQATDSPTPVG, from the coding sequence CTCACGTTGGATGGAGCgatcatctttcaagatacATTTTACCCTCCTGAATTTGAACAACAAAAAGAGAGCCAAATGTATTTACTGTGGGAAGATGTTTAAAGAGGGAGAATCGACCGGAAACTTGTCAAAGCATATTACTGCTGTCCATCCCAGTGCTataaagagcaagaaaccGAAAGTAAGCAAAGAGCAAACTCTGGATATGCTTCCCAGGAGATCGAAGTCGCTCAGACTGAGCGACTCTCTGGTGCAGGAATGCCAGAAAAACCCTGAGATTCTAGAAACGCTACTTTTGATATCGGAGGGCTTTTTACCCTTCAACTTTGTAAGGCTTCTAAGTTGGGGGATGATAAACCGAAGGCACGCAGCCAATGCCTTCATCCAATCAAGAACAACGCTATCGACCAAAATTAACCTTTTTAAAAGATACCTGAATGAGACGCTGCATTACAACTTAAAAGACACCACCATGGTTAATATTCAGTTGGATATATGGACCTCTCCTAGCAATATTTCATTTCTCGCGGTAATGGTTTCTTTTGCTCCGAATATCCTCAATATGGAATCACTGGAACTGGCCAATGATGCGAAAATTCTACTGAACAACCGAGGGGAATCCCGCAACTGTCATTTACTAGAGTTTGTTAGTCTGGGGCATAAGCGACACACTGGTTTAAACATATACAAGGTTTTCAAGGAGATTTTACATAGACATGACCTTGTTGACAAGCTTGGAACTATAACCATGGACAACGCTACAAATAATGAGTCTTTTCACAAGAGTCTTGTCTATGACTACTTGAACACAATAAAGCCTTCTGGACATCAAATGTTGGGCAAAGTTCGCTTTATCCGTTGCGCTAACCATGTGTtaaatttgatcttcgGGAGAATCATAAAGAGTTTGTGTGAAGACCTCTTATTTGCCGACGCCTTCAGTAAAGTGACCAAGCTGGCGAAAATCATGAGGCGCTCAACTGCGGTCAAtgcaagtttgaaagaacaTGGTATACCACTTATACCATATGAATCACAAACCAGATGGATTTATACCTGGAGACAAGTTACTGTTTTTTTACAAAATTATGCAGCCTATTCGAAATGGTTCGAAGCACTCGACACAGAATCCCATACtcacatcatcaatcgAGTCCAGAGTATCATAGCATTTGAGGAAAAGACAATTCAAATGCTGACATACTTCGTTGAGTGCTGTGATATATTCGGTGAACTGAATTTCACATTTCAGAATGATGAGATTAACAATCTCCCTCAAGGCGTTCCTCTTTACTACCTACTAGGTCACTACTACAAACTGTGCTTGAGTGCGTTTGCCGGAAACCATATTCCTAAAACTCCAGGTATGGATTTCTCTTATTTCAATGGCCCAGAGTATCTATCTTTGGATGATAAAAGaattgttcttcaagcaatCAAAGATTCCTACGGCTGCTACCAAGACTACTTATCTCATATCCAGGTGAATCCTTTGTTCTACGTTGCAGTGATCCTAGATCCAACGGCAAAACAAGACAAGCTTTATGAAATAATGGAAGACGAGGAGTTCACGGTTAGAATAAGCGAAGTTAACTCATTCATGCGCAACTACCTGAAAGTACAGAGGTTTAGCTGTGTTACGGAACAGGAGCGGAAAAAGATTCCTAAAGCTCCTAGCCATAAAAACCTGCTGTCGTTTAATATACGTGTCGCACCTGATCCGTCGAGGCATACCGGATCGGCTGCCATGGAAGCTGAGTGCAATGAtggaagtcttgaagaatgggtAAAATATCAGAGAGAGCCTGTAATCGCAGGAAACTCTAGACAGGAAGCGATAAAATGGTGGTATGACTACCGCCATACTTATCCGATGCTTTTTAAATTGGCAATGTCTTTGTTCTACACCAAGTTTACCTCCTGTGATGTGGAAAGGTGTTTCTCGCTCGCTGGCAGGGTTGTTAGGAAAGATCGAGCACGTTTAAGTCACAATAACATAGGaacgttgatgattttaaGGGATCgattttcaaattttggtTTTTATAATGGCGGCCTAGTATCCGATGCTATCttggatgatgatgatttcgaTATTAACCTTGACGATACTACTTACGTTGACTCTCTTCCGGACGTTCCAGACCACGAGCGAGAAGACAGCGACGATGccatttttgaagaatggcCACAAGAATCCTGGTCTCCAGAAACTCCCACTGCTCCCCGGACACCCGAGGATTCTCTTCGACAGGCTACAGATAGTCCTACACCTGTGGGCTGA